One genomic window of [Clostridium] scindens ATCC 35704 includes the following:
- a CDS encoding HPr family phosphocarrier protein, whose product MVKKTVKFVTPGQILSFCKACQKMKSDIDVKDVSDKRVVINGKSLMGMMTIQMGMPMHLVVNGEDEGLTDRYFGRFELH is encoded by the coding sequence ATGGTAAAAAAGACAGTAAAGTTTGTCACGCCAGGACAGATACTAAGCTTCTGCAAGGCGTGCCAGAAAATGAAGTCAGATATAGATGTAAAAGATGTTTCGGATAAGAGAGTCGTCATTAACGGAAAATCTTTAATGGGAATGATGACGATCCAGATGGGGATGCCGATGCATCTGGTGGTAAATGGGGAAGATGAAGGCCTGACGGACAGGTATTTCGGGCGTTTTGAATTGCATTGA
- a CDS encoding LysR family transcriptional regulator: MEITYDYYRIFYYVAKYKSFSKAATILMSSQPNISRFMSNLESQLGCKLFIRSNRGVTLTLEGQKLYHHVSIAFQHLQAAEMELAQDRSLEHGILTLSASEIALHLLLLPVLSKFHQTYPGIRLRISNHSTPEAIQAVKSGTADLAVVSTPTDIHDPLRAQLLMKASDILVGNRQYDFLTKEPVHLAEIARYPLICLGRHTTTYEFYYKFYLEHGLILSPDTEVATIDQIPPMILHNLGIGFLPEKLARDAISQGKVVKIPLIEQIPQRDICLIEDRSAPLSIAANALKQMLLSCVGQSQSQDLSSI, encoded by the coding sequence ATGGAAATCACCTATGATTACTACAGGATATTTTACTATGTGGCCAAATACAAAAGTTTCTCAAAAGCGGCCACCATACTGATGAGCAGCCAGCCCAACATCTCCCGCTTTATGAGCAATCTGGAGAGCCAGCTTGGCTGCAAGCTCTTCATACGTTCCAACCGCGGGGTGACCTTGACCCTGGAAGGGCAGAAACTGTACCACCATGTCTCCATCGCTTTCCAGCACCTTCAGGCTGCCGAGATGGAACTGGCTCAGGACCGAAGCCTGGAACATGGCATCCTGACCCTAAGCGCCAGCGAGATCGCGCTCCACTTACTGCTTCTGCCTGTCCTAAGCAAATTTCACCAGACCTATCCCGGCATACGGCTGCGGATCTCCAACCATTCCACGCCAGAGGCGATACAGGCCGTCAAATCCGGGACCGCGGATCTGGCCGTGGTATCCACACCCACGGATATCCATGACCCGTTAAGGGCACAGTTACTTATGAAGGCCTCGGATATCCTGGTCGGCAACCGGCAGTATGATTTTCTGACAAAAGAGCCGGTACATCTGGCAGAAATTGCCAGATATCCTCTCATATGCCTGGGCAGGCACACTACCACCTATGAATTCTACTACAAATTCTATCTGGAGCATGGCCTGATTCTGTCTCCGGACACAGAGGTTGCCACTATCGATCAGATACCGCCGATGATCCTGCATAATCTGGGAATCGGATTTCTTCCGGAGAAACTGGCCAGAGATGCGATCTCCCAGGGGAAAGTGGTCAAGATCCCTTTAATCGAACAGATCCCCCAGCGTGACATCTGCCTGATTGAAGACAGAAGCGCGCCTTTAAGCATTGCCGCCAATGCTCTAAAGCAGATGCTCCTGTCCTGCGTAGGCCAGAGCCAGAGTCAGGATCTGTCCAGCATATAA
- a CDS encoding energy-coupling factor ABC transporter permease, producing MKKWTKVEKRLWLFSVFAAALYVCGFDSQAMHIMEGYLPAGHCIAWGAVSIPFLAAGVISIRHTVQKQRKALILLAMSGAFIFVISSLKIPSVTGSCSHMTGTGLGAILFGPTAVSVLGIIVLLFQAILLAHGGLTTLGANTFSMAIAGPFLSFGIYAIGKKLNWNRKATIFLAACLGDLLTYCVTSIQLAVAYPSASGGVALSAVKFLGVFAPTQLPLAILEGILTVLIVMGMESFAAPELRAIGFIGKENADVR from the coding sequence ATGAAAAAATGGACAAAAGTCGAAAAGAGACTATGGCTCTTTTCCGTATTTGCCGCTGCTTTGTATGTCTGTGGCTTTGATTCGCAGGCTATGCACATTATGGAAGGGTATCTGCCGGCGGGACACTGCATCGCATGGGGGGCCGTCAGCATCCCGTTTCTGGCTGCAGGCGTGATCAGCATCCGCCATACCGTTCAGAAACAAAGAAAGGCACTCATTCTGCTTGCTATGTCAGGAGCGTTTATCTTTGTTATATCATCTCTTAAGATTCCCTCAGTAACGGGAAGCTGCAGCCATATGACAGGAACAGGGCTGGGGGCTATTCTGTTTGGACCGACGGCGGTCAGCGTGCTTGGCATTATTGTGCTGTTATTCCAGGCAATCCTGCTGGCGCACGGCGGACTGACTACTCTGGGCGCCAATACATTCAGCATGGCAATTGCGGGGCCGTTTTTAAGTTTTGGCATTTATGCAATTGGTAAGAAATTAAACTGGAACAGGAAGGCGACCATATTTTTAGCAGCATGTCTGGGAGATCTGCTGACCTATTGCGTGACGAGCATCCAGCTGGCAGTGGCATATCCAAGCGCCAGCGGAGGCGTGGCTTTAAGCGCAGTCAAATTCCTTGGGGTTTTTGCTCCCACGCAGCTGCCGCTTGCAATCTTGGAAGGAATTCTTACCGTATTGATCGTGATGGGTATGGAAAGTTTTGCTGCGCCGGAACTCCGTGCAATCGGTTTTATAGGAAAGGAGAACGCTGATGTCAGATAG
- a CDS encoding energy-coupling factor ABC transporter ATP-binding protein, translating into MVEILRFEQVGYSYDGEREALKQVDVTIHQGEKVALLGNNGAGKSTFFLCANGILKPQKGKVYLEGKEIHWDKQEITELRQKIGLVFQEADSQLIAGTVESEVSFGPMNLKISEDDVRERVEDALGNMGLKTLRKRAPHYLSGGEKKRVSIADVLAMRPRMLLMDEPASSLDPFNCGMLKENLDKLSGQGMGLVIATHDIDFAWEWAERILIFHDGVIEADGQPEEIFARKELLERCRLKKPLLFQVGQIYGVKPIPRTIEELKSGMEKERVD; encoded by the coding sequence ATGGTAGAGATATTACGGTTTGAACAGGTTGGATATAGTTATGACGGGGAAAGGGAAGCCTTAAAACAGGTGGATGTAACAATTCATCAGGGAGAGAAGGTTGCCCTGCTGGGGAATAACGGAGCAGGAAAAAGCACCTTTTTCTTATGCGCCAACGGGATTCTGAAGCCTCAGAAAGGCAAGGTCTATCTTGAAGGAAAAGAAATCCATTGGGATAAGCAGGAAATTACAGAACTACGCCAGAAAATCGGATTGGTGTTCCAGGAGGCGGACAGCCAGTTGATCGCAGGTACAGTTGAGTCAGAGGTCAGTTTTGGACCGATGAATCTGAAGATATCGGAAGATGATGTAAGAGAAAGGGTAGAAGATGCCCTTGGCAATATGGGGCTTAAGACGCTGCGCAAAAGGGCGCCTCATTATTTGTCCGGTGGAGAGAAGAAACGGGTTAGCATTGCAGATGTGCTGGCGATGCGTCCTCGGATGCTTCTGATGGACGAACCAGCATCTAGTCTTGACCCTTTTAATTGCGGAATGCTTAAAGAGAATCTTGATAAATTAAGCGGGCAAGGAATGGGACTTGTGATCGCTACCCATGACATCGATTTTGCCTGGGAATGGGCAGAAAGGATTCTGATTTTTCATGATGGCGTCATTGAAGCAGACGGCCAGCCAGAAGAGATTTTTGCGCGTAAAGAATTGCTGGAGAGATGCAGGCTGAAAAAGCCGCTATTATTCCAAGTGGGACAAATCTATGGCGTGAAGCCGATTCCCAGAACAATTGAAGAACTAAAGAGCGGTATGGAAAAAGAAAGAGTCGATTAG
- a CDS encoding NADH-quinone oxidoreductase subunit NuoE family protein: MDNAILQELYDYYKEDHSLSQSELIIAMLTRIQETVGYVSKDVQEEVARLTGVNRGYVAAIIKNLPHLHAQAFRHEIRVCISDRCKARGGSDLLKKLQKLLKIKPGQVTKDGVFLLNTEYCMHNCMHGPNIKIDGRIYENVQISQLPQLLEKLRH; this comes from the coding sequence ATGGACAATGCTATATTACAGGAACTCTACGATTATTATAAAGAAGACCATTCTCTTTCCCAGTCGGAACTGATCATCGCCATGCTGACGCGGATACAGGAAACTGTCGGATACGTATCCAAAGACGTTCAGGAAGAGGTGGCCCGGCTCACAGGAGTAAACCGCGGCTATGTGGCTGCCATCATCAAGAATCTGCCCCATCTGCATGCGCAGGCATTCCGCCATGAGATCCGTGTCTGCATCTCCGACAGATGCAAGGCCAGAGGTGGTTCCGACCTTTTGAAAAAACTGCAAAAACTCCTCAAGATCAAGCCAGGCCAAGTGACAAAAGACGGCGTTTTTCTTCTAAATACCGAATACTGCATGCACAACTGCATGCATGGCCCTAACATAAAAATAGATGGACGAATCTATGAGAATGTGCAGATATCCCAATTGCCGCAATTATTGGAAAAACTCCGGCATTAA
- a CDS encoding precorrin-2 dehydrogenase/sirohydrochlorin ferrochelatase family protein, producing the protein MKKPFFPMFVDLSEKRIVIVGGGKVAARRACTLAAFASDILVASPEAEEEIHQLERDKVLKWYRGTYHESLLDKADIVLAATDDAALNEEVARCCRKRGILVNTSHKKELCDFYFPAVAIQGNVVAGITASGQDHAKARKAAGQIRLALKDLEKEDISTNE; encoded by the coding sequence ATGAAAAAACCATTTTTTCCCATGTTTGTGGATTTGTCAGAGAAAAGAATCGTTATTGTAGGCGGAGGAAAGGTCGCCGCAAGGAGAGCGTGCACGCTGGCTGCGTTTGCATCGGATATATTGGTCGCCTCCCCGGAAGCAGAGGAGGAGATCCATCAGCTTGAGCGGGACAAAGTGTTGAAGTGGTACAGAGGTACCTATCATGAAAGCCTGCTGGATAAGGCGGATATCGTACTGGCGGCTACCGATGATGCGGCCCTTAATGAGGAGGTTGCCAGATGCTGCAGGAAAAGAGGGATTCTGGTTAATACGTCGCACAAGAAGGAACTGTGCGATTTTTACTTTCCCGCAGTCGCCATCCAAGGCAATGTTGTGGCCGGGATTACAGCCAGCGGCCAGGATCATGCCAAAGCTAGAAAGGCGGCCGGGCAGATCAGGCTGGCGTTAAAAGATTTAGAAAAAGAGGATATAAGTACAAATGAGTAG
- a CDS encoding energy-coupling factor ABC transporter substrate-binding protein, which yields MSDSRKSNKKLVTILIIVSLLLIVVPFIALKGAEFGGSDDAGSQMVNEVTGKEYTPWFTPILENFIGGEIPGEIESLIFCVQTGIGVGIISYCFGYLAARKKYMKQEE from the coding sequence ATGTCAGATAGCAGGAAATCAAACAAGAAACTTGTAACCATTCTAATTATCGTGAGCCTTTTACTGATCGTTGTTCCCTTTATCGCATTGAAGGGCGCCGAGTTTGGCGGAAGCGATGATGCCGGAAGCCAGATGGTCAATGAGGTGACGGGCAAGGAATACACGCCATGGTTCACCCCGATTCTTGAGAACTTTATCGGGGGAGAGATTCCAGGGGAGATCGAGAGCCTGATATTCTGCGTGCAGACGGGGATTGGAGTCGGCATTATCTCATATTGCTTTGGATATCTGGCAGCGCGTAAGAAATATATGAAACAGGAAGAATAA
- a CDS encoding sirohydrochlorin cobaltochelatase, with protein sequence MDQKKGILVVSFGTSHPVTRAATIEAIEDSISKAFADIKVYRAWTSKMIISKIQKNTMEKIPTVNEALSQMAADGITDVFIQPTHVINGIENDIMKADALKFRDSFDSISFGVPLLSSTQDMEELVHIIIEAFPSLGNDEVLILMGHGSEHYANMAYAALDYMFKQKGYSQIYVGTVEAYPSLEHILCGLPGKGIRRIHLAPLMIVAGDHATNDMAGDSKDSWASICKDAGYDVACHLTGLGEYVAIRRLFIQHLSSALNI encoded by the coding sequence ATGGACCAAAAAAAGGGAATTCTCGTGGTCAGTTTTGGAACCAGTCATCCTGTGACCAGGGCAGCCACAATTGAAGCGATCGAAGACAGCATAAGCAAAGCCTTTGCTGACATCAAAGTATACCGAGCCTGGACCAGTAAGATGATTATATCTAAAATCCAAAAAAATACAATGGAAAAAATACCCACGGTAAACGAAGCGCTAAGCCAGATGGCCGCGGATGGAATAACAGATGTCTTTATCCAGCCAACCCATGTGATCAATGGAATTGAAAATGACATAATGAAAGCGGATGCCTTAAAGTTCCGGGATTCCTTTGATTCTATTTCTTTCGGAGTACCGCTATTATCCTCTACACAAGATATGGAAGAACTGGTTCATATTATTATAGAGGCATTTCCGTCTCTGGGAAATGATGAAGTTCTGATCCTGATGGGCCATGGAAGCGAACACTATGCGAATATGGCTTATGCAGCGCTTGACTATATGTTTAAGCAGAAGGGATACTCCCAGATCTACGTTGGAACGGTAGAAGCTTACCCTTCCCTGGAACACATTCTTTGTGGACTGCCGGGCAAGGGCATAAGGAGAATCCATCTGGCGCCCCTTATGATCGTGGCCGGGGATCATGCCACCAATGATATGGCCGGGGATTCCAAAGACTCCTGGGCCAGCATATGTAAAGATGCCGGCTATGATGTAGCCTGCCATCTAACCGGACTTGGAGAATATGTTGCCATACGCCGCCTTTTTATCCAGCATCTTTCCAGCGCCTTGAATATATAA
- the cbiQ gene encoding cobalt ECF transporter T component CbiQ: MIFTGILAAGVVWCLFYNYISNAALLLLSICAAGLFLWAGHVKEQRVEIDLLAGSSRLSEVPPLLKFLLAISLMACSICAGRPVIGVQIAILLMLISIIAGGVRVKTYLHMVAVPLSFLMISGLALLWEYNPADKGNLSISIGIGYLCVTKAAQVRTMLVMARALGAVSALYLLSLSTPMPEIIGVLRKMRCPDVMTELMYLIYRYIFVLFNIHDSMKNSAMSRLGYIDYPTGIRTTGRIYSNLLAYSYRQASRNFDAMESRCFDGSIRFLDPERKWQPAYVAGAIFLAVLEWLLCVMVR; this comes from the coding sequence ATGATTTTTACGGGAATCCTGGCAGCCGGCGTAGTCTGGTGCCTGTTTTACAATTACATATCAAACGCGGCATTGCTGCTGTTAAGCATCTGCGCCGCAGGATTGTTTCTGTGGGCAGGGCATGTGAAAGAACAAAGGGTCGAGATTGACCTGCTGGCAGGAAGTTCCCGGCTGTCCGAGGTGCCGCCTCTTCTTAAGTTCCTGCTTGCTATTAGTCTTATGGCATGCAGTATCTGTGCCGGGAGACCGGTGATAGGAGTACAGATCGCGATTCTGCTCATGCTGATTAGCATCATAGCGGGAGGGGTACGCGTAAAGACATATCTCCATATGGTCGCTGTGCCCCTATCCTTTCTGATGATCAGCGGCCTTGCGCTTTTGTGGGAATATAATCCCGCAGATAAAGGGAATCTTAGCATTTCTATCGGCATCGGATATCTGTGCGTGACAAAGGCGGCGCAAGTTAGGACTATGCTTGTAATGGCCAGGGCATTGGGAGCGGTCAGCGCATTATATCTGCTGAGTCTGAGCACGCCGATGCCAGAGATTATAGGTGTGCTTAGAAAAATGCGATGTCCGGACGTGATGACGGAATTGATGTATCTGATCTACCGATATATCTTTGTGCTATTCAATATACATGATTCCATGAAGAACTCCGCAATGAGCAGGCTAGGGTATATTGATTATCCTACCGGCATCCGGACTACAGGGCGAATTTATTCAAACTTGCTGGCATACAGCTATCGCCAGGCCAGCCGTAATTTTGACGCTATGGAAAGCCGTTGCTTTGATGGAAGCATCCGATTTTTGGATCCGGAGAGAAAATGGCAGCCGGCATATGTCGCAGGCGCTATATTTCTTGCGGTCTTGGAATGGTTATTGTGCGTGATGGTCAGATAA